The Vulpes vulpes isolate BD-2025 chromosome 10, VulVul3, whole genome shotgun sequence genome has a window encoding:
- the TMEM119 gene encoding transmembrane protein 119, whose protein sequence is MLSAVAPRLAVSLLLLLRALPAAAYSMPLRAASLEDAGGSGDAEGSSASSPSPPLPRTPALSPTSVGAQPTPLAGPKPPTNFLDGIVDFFRQYVMLIAVVGSLAFLLMFIVCAALITRQKHKASAYYPSSFPKKKYVDQSDRAGGPRAFSEVPDRAPDGRPEEALDSSQQLQADILAATQNLRSPTRAALGGGDGARLDGKSEGDESGGREVDQEARGRGSPAEKAAAPAEPCPAGVEGALEADPGPGPGEPESAPSPAQEARGPADPPESPCACSVAPKV, encoded by the coding sequence ATGCTTTCTGCGGTGGCCCCCCGGCTGGCCGTgtccctgctgctgctcctcagaGCCCTGCCCGCCGCGGCCTACTCCATGCCCCTGCGGGCCGCCTCCCTGGAGGAcgcggggggcagcggggacgCCGAGGGCTCGTCGGCCTCCTCCCCAAGCCCCCCGCTGCCCCGGACCCCGGCGCTCAGCCCCACATCGGTGGGAGCCCAGCCCACGCCCCTGGCGGGCCCCAAGCCCCCCACCAACTTCCTGGACGGGATCGTGGACTTCTTCCGCCAGTACGTGATGCTCATCGCCGTGGTGGGCTCCCTGGCGTTCCTGCTGATGTTCATCGTCTGCGCTGCCCTCATCACCCGCCAGAAGCATAAGGCCTCGGCCTACTACCCGTCATCTTTCCCCAAGAAGAAGTACGTGGACCAGAGTGACCGGGCCGGGGGCCCCCGGGCCTTCAGCGAGGTCCCCGACCGGGCTCCCGACGGCCGGCCCGAGGAGGCCCTGGATTCGTCCCAGCAGCTCCAGGCTGACATCCTCGCGGCCACCCAGAACCTCAGGTcccccacccgggctgccctgggcggcGGGGACGGAGCCAGGCTGGACGGCAAGTCGGAGGGGGACGAGAGCGGCGGCCGGGAGGTGGACCAGGAAGCCCGGGGACGCGGGAGCCCGGCCGAGAAGGCAGCCGCGCCGGCCGAGCCCTGCCctgcgggggtggagggggccctGGAGGCCGACCCTGGCCCGGGCCCAGGCGAGCCGGAGTCGGCCCCTTCGCCAGCCCAGGAAGCCAGGGGACCAGCTGACCCCCCCGAAAGCCCCTGTGCTTGCAGTGTCGCCCCCAAGGTCTAA